Proteins from one Enterobacter bugandensis genomic window:
- a CDS encoding LacI family DNA-binding transcriptional regulator, with protein MSIQKIAQLAGVSVATVSRVLNNSDTVKAKNRERVLQAIQESNYQPNLLARQLRTARSYMILVMVSNIANPFCAEVVKGIEAEAEKNGYRILLCNSGSDIERSRSGLSLLSGKIVDGIITMDAFSKLPELAALIGSAPWVQCAEYADAGAVSCVGINDVDASQHAVSQLADGGRKRIAMINHDLSYKYARLRERGYKSVIHLRDLDYQAVEYASDLSSGAGMAAMQNLLKDNPPDAVFAVSDTLAAGALRAIQQAGLRVPEDIAVVGFDGTELADMISLTTIEQPSRDIGRKAVNLLLNKIDNPDAPTERVMMDWRFISRGST; from the coding sequence ATGTCAATTCAGAAAATCGCTCAGCTGGCCGGGGTTTCCGTGGCAACGGTCTCCCGCGTGCTGAATAACAGCGACACCGTGAAGGCGAAAAACCGCGAGCGCGTTCTGCAGGCGATTCAGGAGAGCAACTACCAGCCAAACCTGCTCGCCCGTCAGCTGCGCACCGCCCGCAGCTATATGATCCTGGTGATGGTGTCCAACATCGCCAACCCGTTCTGCGCCGAAGTGGTGAAGGGCATCGAAGCCGAGGCGGAGAAAAACGGCTACCGCATTCTGCTATGCAACTCCGGCTCGGACATCGAGCGCTCCCGCTCGGGCTTAAGCCTACTCTCCGGCAAAATCGTCGACGGCATTATCACCATGGACGCCTTCTCGAAGCTGCCGGAACTTGCCGCGCTGATTGGTTCTGCACCGTGGGTGCAGTGCGCCGAATACGCCGATGCGGGCGCGGTCTCCTGCGTCGGCATCAATGATGTGGACGCTTCACAGCATGCCGTCAGCCAGCTGGCCGACGGCGGCCGCAAGCGTATCGCGATGATCAACCACGATCTCAGCTACAAATATGCCCGCCTGCGCGAACGCGGCTACAAGAGCGTGATCCACCTGCGGGATCTGGACTATCAGGCAGTGGAGTATGCCAGCGATCTCAGCTCGGGGGCGGGCATGGCGGCGATGCAAAACCTGTTAAAAGATAATCCGCCGGATGCGGTATTTGCCGTTTCCGATACGCTGGCGGCGGGCGCGTTGCGCGCCATTCAGCAGGCAGGTCTGCGGGTGCCGGAGGATATTGCCGTGGTCGGCTTTGACGGTACGGAGCTGGCGGACATGATTTCACTTACCACCATCGAACAGCCGTCGCGGGATATCGGGCGCAAGGCGGTCAATCTTCTCTTAAACAAAATCGACAACCCGGATGCGCCCACGGAAAGGGTGATGATGGACTGGCGCTTTATTTCCCGCGGCAGCACCTGA